In a genomic window of Clavelina lepadiformis chromosome 7, kaClaLepa1.1, whole genome shotgun sequence:
- the LOC143464960 gene encoding NAD-dependent protein deacylase-like, which yields MKKENLQMLLKITARIRTYILQRRKRRYERLYFNNMAKQVGIHKELSRPSSDMAALRNEVKKARHVLILSGAGISAESGVPTFRGAGGYWRQYQAQDLATPDAFAKNPSLVWEFYHHRREVMNSKTPNPAHFAIAEYEKRLENVGGKVVVVTQNIDELHKVAGTNNLFELHGSLFKTKCTSCGEIKENRDSPICEALRNKGAPDAGNPDARIPIKDLPKCTSCGGLLRPHVIWFGENLDENVLSAAFAEVESCDMCFVIGTSSVVYPAAMFAPQVALRGITVAEFNLEDTPGTRHFKYHFCGPAGVFVPQALAEDDSN from the exons atgaaaaaagaaaatttacaaatgttgCTGAAAATCACTGCCAGAATCAGAACCTATATACtgcaaagaagaaaaaggag GTACGAACGATTATACTTCAACAACATGGCCAAGCAGGTTGGCATCCATAAAGAGCTTTCAAGACCAAGTTCTGATATGGCTGCGTTGCGCAATGAAGTCAAAAAGGCTCGTCACGTTCTTATTTTGTCTGGAGCTGGGATAAGTGCTGAAAGTGGAGTGCCAACTTTTCGAGGTGCTGGGGGTTACTGGCGACAGTACCAAGCTCAGGATCTAGCTACTCCTGatgcttttgcaaaaaatccaTCTTTGGTTTGGGAATTTTATCATCACCGGAGAGAAGTCATGAATAGCAAGACTCCTAATCCTGCACACTTTGCCATTGCTGAGTATGAAAAGCGTCTTGAAAACGTTGGCGGCAAAGTGGTAGTTGTCACTCAAAATATTGATGAACTTCACAAGGTTGCAGGAACAAATAATCTGTTTGAACTACATGgaagtttatttaaaacaaagtgTACGTCATGTGGtgaaattaaagaaaaccgAGATAGTCCCATTTGTGAAGCCTTGAGAAATAAAGGCGCTCCAGATGCGGGTAATCCAGATGCAAGAATTCCGATAAAAGACCTACCAAAGTGTACATCTTGTGGTGGGTTGTTACGTCCACATGTTATTTGGTTTGGGGAAAATTTGGATGAAAATGTACTTTCTGCTGCATTTGCAGAAGTTGAAAGCTGTGATATGTGCTTTGTTATTGGAACGTCTTCTGTTGTTTATCCTGCTGCCATGTTTGCCCCACAGGTTGCTCTACGAGGTATAACTGTTGCAGAATTTAATCTAGAAGATACCCCAGGTACACGTCACTTCAAGTATCACTTTTGCGGACCTGCAGGAGTGTTTGTTCCCCAGGCACTTGCAGAGGATGATTCCAACTAA